A genomic stretch from Kogia breviceps isolate mKogBre1 chromosome 1, mKogBre1 haplotype 1, whole genome shotgun sequence includes:
- the INAVA gene encoding innate immunity activator protein isoform X1, which yields MLQMPKLNEIPPGRGGRAESRGEESRPGRAGPEAARRARGARGQAGGEPSPWDSWGNSRPPAHPGPGWEGCRPLLLRAPSSRKSTMESKDEVSDTDSGIILQSGPDSPVAPAKELTHAVRRQQRALEERLEACLEELRTLCLREAELTGILPAEYPFRPGEKAPKVRRRIGAAYRLDDWALHREDPLSSLERELALQLQIAEAARRLCREGNLGRQARRQRKHAVQQEEKRLRELQRCLGAWQRGNGAPPALAPGPELGASDDSSLLDGLLREEESSQVPKPPPESPDAPSRPLPPQTLEGLQPAGLDTGGLERAPIQNSPWKETSLDHPYEKPRKSSEPGSESSSPASTPQDGPSASSPASCYVVPVHNVPGQRQGRISAPATPEMQGRRGQSQPLRTDPFRAGPDGRGRSALPRRRPTYYTVTAPAPCPACHSCSEDSGSDASSLSHPTPPGSSSPDISFLRPLSPPAPPRPRVPRGPRLRPPPACLRAARYLVLAEGRPPPGQWGEWGPGRGEDAAAPRWQRPLPAHGRVARTPSLRDSPAGRGLSKAAVSEELKSWHERARLRSSRPHSLDRQGAFRVRSLPPGTEGFARTQVPTVCVLRRSPEGAPVQVLVPENGEIISQV from the exons ATGCTGCAAATGCCGAAGTTAAATGAAATACCTCCGGGGAGGGGAGGCCGGGCGGAGTCGCGGGGGGAGGAGAGCCGGCCTGGACGAGCAGGTCCCGAGGCTGCGAGGCGCgcgcggggggcgcgggggcAGGCGGGCGGCGAGCCGTCTCCATGGGACAG CTGGGGAAACTCCAGGCCACCTGCCCATCCTGGCCCCGGCTGGGAAGGGTGTCGGCCCCTCCTCCTCCGTGCCCCCTCGTCCCGGAAGTCCACCATGGAGAGCAAGGATGAGGTCAGCGACACCGACAGCGGCATCATCCTGCAGTCTG GCCCCGACAGCCCGGTGGCCCCCGCGAAGGAGCTGACCCACGCGGTACGCAGGCAGCAGAGGGCCCTGGAGGAGCGGCTGGAGGCCTGCCTGGAGGAGCTGAGGACGCTCTGTCTGCGGGAAGCG GAGCTGACGGGCATCCTGCCCGCAGAGTACCCCTTCAGACCGGGGGAGAAGGCCCCCAAGGTCCGCCGCAGGATCGGAGCCGCTTACAGACTGGACGACTGGGCCTTGCACAGAGAG GACCCACTGAGCAGCCTGGAGCGGGAGCTGGCCCTGCAGCTGCAGATCGCCGAGGCCGCGCGGCGCCTGTGCCGGGAGGGGAACCTGGGCCGCCAGGCGCGCCGGCAACGGAAGCACGCGGTGCAGCAGGAGGAGAAGAGGCTGCGGGAGCTGCAGCGCTGCCTGGGGGCGTGGCAGCGAGGCAACGGGGCCCCTCCTGCCCTGGCCCCAGGCCCAG AGCTCGGCGCCTCAGACGACAGCTCCCTGTTGGACGGGCTGCTCCGTGAGGAAG AGTCATCTCAAGTGCCGAAACCTCCCCCAGAGTCCCCAGATGCGCCTTCCCGGCCTCTCCCGCCCCAAACCCTCGAGGGGCTGCAGCCAGCAGGCCTTGACACGGGGGGCCTGGAGCGGGCCCCCATCCAGAACAGCCCCTGGAAGGAGACAAGCCTGGACCACCCCTACGAGAAGCCCAGGAAGTCTTCCGAGCCCGGAAGCGAGTCCAG CAGCCCGGCCAGCACCCCGCAGGATGGGCCCAGCgcctccagccctgcctcctgcTACGTGGTCCCCGTCCACAACGTCCCCGGGCAGCGGCAGGGCCGCATCAGTGCCCCGGCCACCCCTGAGATGCAGGGCAGGAGGGGCCAGTCACAGCCCCTGAG GACCGACCCCTTCCGCGCGGGCCCCGACGGCAGGGGTCGCAGCGCCCTCCCGCGCCGCCGCCCCACTTACTACACGGTGACGGCACCCGCGCCGTGCCCCGCCTGCCACTCGTGCTCCGAGGACAGCGGCTCCGACGCCTCCAGCCTGTCGCACCCGACGCCGCCCGGCAGCAGCAGCCCCGACATCTCCTTCCTGCGGCCGCTGTCCCCGCCCGCGCCGCCCCGCCCGCGCGTGCCCCGCGGCCCCCGACTCCGGCCGCCGCCCGCCTGCCTGAGGGCCGCGCGCTACCTGGTGCTGGCTGAGGGCCGCCCGCCGCCCGGCCAGTGGGGCGAGTGGGGCCCGGGCCGCGGCGAGGACGCGGCCGCCCCGCGCTGGCAGCGCCCGCTACCCGCCCACGGCCGCGTGGCCCGGACGCCCTCGCTGCGCGACAGCCCCGCGGGCCGCGGGCTCAGCAAGGCGGCCGTGTCCGAGGAGCTCAAGTCGTGGCACGAGCGGGCCCGGCTCCGGAGCTCACGCCCCCActcgctggaccgccagggggcTTTCCGCGTGCGCAGCCTGCCGCCTGGCACCGAGGGCTTCGCGCGCACACAG GTGCCCACCGTGTGTGTGCTCCGGAGATCGCCTGAGGGGGCCCCCGTGCAAGTGCTTGTACCTGAGAATGGGGAGATCATCAGCCAGGTGTGA
- the INAVA gene encoding innate immunity activator protein isoform X2 → MLQMPKLNEIPPGRGGRAESRGEESRPGRAGPEAARRARGARGQAGGEPSPWDSWGNSRPPAHPGPGWEGCRPLLLRAPSSRKSTMESKDEVSDTDSGIILQSGPDSPVAPAKELTHAVRRQQRALEERLEACLEELRTLCLREAELTGILPAEYPFRPGEKAPKVRRRIGAAYRLDDWALHREDPLSSLERELALQLQIAEAARRLCREGNLGRQARRQRKHAVQQEEKRLRELQRCLGAWQRGNGAPPALAPGPGERRTCFRELGASDDSSLLDGLLREEESSQVPKPPPESPDAPSRPLPPQTLEGLQPAGLDTGGLERAPIQNSPWKETSLDHPYEKPRKSSEPGSESSSPASTPQDGPSASSPASCYVVPVHNVPGQRQGRISAPATPEMQGRRGQSQPLRTDPFRAGPDGRGRSALPRRRPTYYTVTAPAPCPACHSCSEDSGSDASSLSHPTPPGSSSPDISFLRPLSPPAPPRPRVPRGPRLRPPPACLRAARYLVLAEGRPPPGQWGEWGPGRGEDAAAPRWQRPLPAHGRVARTPSLRDSPAGRGLSKAAVSEELKSWHERARLRSSRPHSLDRQGAFRVRSLPPGTEGFARTQVPTVCVLRRSPEGAPVQVLVPENGEIISQV, encoded by the exons ATGCTGCAAATGCCGAAGTTAAATGAAATACCTCCGGGGAGGGGAGGCCGGGCGGAGTCGCGGGGGGAGGAGAGCCGGCCTGGACGAGCAGGTCCCGAGGCTGCGAGGCGCgcgcggggggcgcgggggcAGGCGGGCGGCGAGCCGTCTCCATGGGACAG CTGGGGAAACTCCAGGCCACCTGCCCATCCTGGCCCCGGCTGGGAAGGGTGTCGGCCCCTCCTCCTCCGTGCCCCCTCGTCCCGGAAGTCCACCATGGAGAGCAAGGATGAGGTCAGCGACACCGACAGCGGCATCATCCTGCAGTCTG GCCCCGACAGCCCGGTGGCCCCCGCGAAGGAGCTGACCCACGCGGTACGCAGGCAGCAGAGGGCCCTGGAGGAGCGGCTGGAGGCCTGCCTGGAGGAGCTGAGGACGCTCTGTCTGCGGGAAGCG GAGCTGACGGGCATCCTGCCCGCAGAGTACCCCTTCAGACCGGGGGAGAAGGCCCCCAAGGTCCGCCGCAGGATCGGAGCCGCTTACAGACTGGACGACTGGGCCTTGCACAGAGAG GACCCACTGAGCAGCCTGGAGCGGGAGCTGGCCCTGCAGCTGCAGATCGCCGAGGCCGCGCGGCGCCTGTGCCGGGAGGGGAACCTGGGCCGCCAGGCGCGCCGGCAACGGAAGCACGCGGTGCAGCAGGAGGAGAAGAGGCTGCGGGAGCTGCAGCGCTGCCTGGGGGCGTGGCAGCGAGGCAACGGGGCCCCTCCTGCCCTGGCCCCAGGCCCAGGTGAGCGGCGAACCTGCTTCCGtg AGCTCGGCGCCTCAGACGACAGCTCCCTGTTGGACGGGCTGCTCCGTGAGGAAG AGTCATCTCAAGTGCCGAAACCTCCCCCAGAGTCCCCAGATGCGCCTTCCCGGCCTCTCCCGCCCCAAACCCTCGAGGGGCTGCAGCCAGCAGGCCTTGACACGGGGGGCCTGGAGCGGGCCCCCATCCAGAACAGCCCCTGGAAGGAGACAAGCCTGGACCACCCCTACGAGAAGCCCAGGAAGTCTTCCGAGCCCGGAAGCGAGTCCAG CAGCCCGGCCAGCACCCCGCAGGATGGGCCCAGCgcctccagccctgcctcctgcTACGTGGTCCCCGTCCACAACGTCCCCGGGCAGCGGCAGGGCCGCATCAGTGCCCCGGCCACCCCTGAGATGCAGGGCAGGAGGGGCCAGTCACAGCCCCTGAG GACCGACCCCTTCCGCGCGGGCCCCGACGGCAGGGGTCGCAGCGCCCTCCCGCGCCGCCGCCCCACTTACTACACGGTGACGGCACCCGCGCCGTGCCCCGCCTGCCACTCGTGCTCCGAGGACAGCGGCTCCGACGCCTCCAGCCTGTCGCACCCGACGCCGCCCGGCAGCAGCAGCCCCGACATCTCCTTCCTGCGGCCGCTGTCCCCGCCCGCGCCGCCCCGCCCGCGCGTGCCCCGCGGCCCCCGACTCCGGCCGCCGCCCGCCTGCCTGAGGGCCGCGCGCTACCTGGTGCTGGCTGAGGGCCGCCCGCCGCCCGGCCAGTGGGGCGAGTGGGGCCCGGGCCGCGGCGAGGACGCGGCCGCCCCGCGCTGGCAGCGCCCGCTACCCGCCCACGGCCGCGTGGCCCGGACGCCCTCGCTGCGCGACAGCCCCGCGGGCCGCGGGCTCAGCAAGGCGGCCGTGTCCGAGGAGCTCAAGTCGTGGCACGAGCGGGCCCGGCTCCGGAGCTCACGCCCCCActcgctggaccgccagggggcTTTCCGCGTGCGCAGCCTGCCGCCTGGCACCGAGGGCTTCGCGCGCACACAG GTGCCCACCGTGTGTGTGCTCCGGAGATCGCCTGAGGGGGCCCCCGTGCAAGTGCTTGTACCTGAGAATGGGGAGATCATCAGCCAGGTGTGA